Below is a window of Amphiprion ocellaris isolate individual 3 ecotype Okinawa chromosome 15, ASM2253959v1, whole genome shotgun sequence DNA.
tgaaatgagttcttagtaaatctgtccacaatcaaaccaagaggaaatgtttgaagaaacaacttgatgttttcatatcAGACAAGAAAATGCTttcagacttttatctgtttttgctttttttgattgttttattgtctcttctgtttaatttgatcttctaaagtctaactggtgtcttttcaaatgttttgtctttagtttgattcttcttaaatgtttagttttgctcttttctcaccttttattcttttctaatgtctgatttgatgtagaaatgttttgtctttttaatgtttaattgtttttttcaaatgtttcatcGGCTTGTTTGGAAAATTTCCTTTtgtttcccaatgtttaatttttcgattaaatctttaaggtttttctttttaaacgttttaccaccttttaatgtttaattttctttttaaatacttcattttattttctgtttaattcctatttaaaggtttattgtctttaagatttaattttctaattaaacatttaattttgtaattaaatgttttgtctttttaaaggtttaataatctaattaaatgtttagtatttttttaaatgtgtaatattcttcttgtttagttgtattttttaaatgtttaattttcaaaaatatttcagctttaatgtttaatacttttgtttgaaaaattttattttcagaattacGTTTGATATCTTCTCTTTAATTAtctaatgaaatattttgtctgtttaatataatttaattgtttttaatgtttcattttctttataaaagttttattgtattaaatgctttttccctttgatttaattgcttttttaatgtagtttatttctttaattttttttctgtcaagattttaaccataaaaatgaaacaaacccttaaatcacaatgaaaatacttctgttgtcacaatcatgagttagtcaattattcagtttatcaattcaactttatttgtttagcacctttcacacagatgacaaaactaaacaagcaaagagaaaaaaactgctaaaactatgattaaaactatgattaaaactcaaaaacatatttttaaaaaaagatttaacatggtaataaaatgtgttgtgtccaggggatggagggagtttattgaagtcttcttgggctcacatgggaaatcatttaaaatataaacttgatattcagtctaaggaaactggaagctgcagagcgacagaagaaccaacaatatctcccgttttctcctttaatgagtcgactcttcttgtgctttcagaccaaagaactacagactcttcacaacctgctcaaactcttggtacaggacctcaccacacgggtcaagaaggtttctgtctcatttctactctgaagctcaccttctcctgctcaaactgctgacaaatgtttctgctgctctaaagtctggtctccagaacttcctaaaaactctcaaagtctcttctgctgcaggttgctttgtagaactgttccagaaaacctcactaaaccacatggaggggcctcaagatagtcgtccaaatgaaaccgtacaaaaaccaaactagcacaacccaaacgctaaagtctcctgcagcctaccagagaacctctgagaacagagaatcaggacaggaactcttaccttctggacaaccaatgttggttcacaaacaggaatacagaatgtgtctgaccaaaaacctctaaagactcactacagccaagataaagacacaactcagctgcagcaaatccactaatcactgcacacactagcaccatgtgctaactgtggctgaagaaccacatttaccaagacaactatccagtacaaagccctaaaacacaccaagaaacacattaaagacgattttactgctggaagctgcaagccaacgcctaaagaacaaacgaaagcaacagagccaaacccaaAGAGAAGCAgatgaaatgtttgtctgcagctaaataaagcaggaagacactgagctgctcaggtgttcctgataacaccaagcagccacctggacagccaataggaacacagcttcctggaagtccagagggctggcttagtgaaggaaatttagtttaaagttgaagcagaaagttaacaaagaaagttgaaaaccaccttctgatccctgaaatctctgagttttcacacaaagaacacctgaacatgtcaaactggttccatagtagaaccatcattgtaaaaacgtcatagtatggtgtgttgctcaaaaaacattaggtctagggtcgccgaggagcagcacaaaaacaggacaaacgctggtttccagggggttaggaggctgtttatttgaaagaggatgtttacaacaacacaacatgtgagcagaaaaatcacaaagtctgtctttagttcagctgaaaatattagtttttttcttttttattgaccaaacttttcaggaagtagatgaagaataattaaagctctcatgtagaagtccaattTATTTGGGAttcttgtggagagtttaatcttagagtttgtaaagctgttgagcttttagagtcacatggattgttttgacatttaataaccgagtcctgaaataaaattacagttgtggatttctgtcgtTTAgtttggactaaacaaataacagcagcataaatctcaaacgtaaTTATGAGGactttagtttctgattcttttgttcagacattaggtAAATGGATAGATGTTATTTACCTTGCTTGACAGTTTCGGCGAACACTCGCCTtcctcagaagcgtctcactgacagcgtgacgTGGCAGccggcagattttgacagccggCATTTGCGCCACGCCCAAGTACAGTCGCCAGATGCGCCGGGCCAACCACGCCCACACCGTAATGGCATGTCCTGGTGAGCCCAACGGACCCGACCATCCCACCAGGCATGCCGCATCCCCCGCCGTCCTATTTCCTCAGGAAAGGTAAATaacatctatccattcacctaatgtctgaacaaaagaatcagaaactaaaagtatcaacaagaagacatgatgaacgtttttgagctgtcattatgaggagtctggattgaggtttctcacttgataatgaccaaaacatgatttaggttggtttaaaggaatattccaccttaaatctttgaatgttgacctgaaaggttggtttcaggaagttttccacctacaaggtcctcaaacatccaccttaaaggaacattccaccaaaaatccttggacatgcacctaaaatgttggtttaaccgagtattccatccaaaatcctcaaagagacctgagggcctggttaaaaggaatattccacttaaaacctcaaatatagacctgaaagggtgatttagaaaaaatccttcaacgtagaccaaaaaagttagtatggaggaatattccacctgaaatgtagacctgagaagttggtttggaagaatataccatcctaaacatccttaaatttagactaaaagacggtttggaagaaaattccacctaaaatcctccaatgtagacctaaaaggggagtttaatggtatattccacctaaaattcactactgtagaccttggaggttggtctgatggtatattccacacAACATCCTTGAagataaacttaaaaagttcattcaaaggaatatttcacctaaaatctttcaatgtagaccaaaaaaaatcttggtttaaaggagtattccaccttaaatgtagacctaaaggatggtttggagtaatattctactctaaaatcttccaatgtagacctaaaaggttagGATAAAGgataaaaggttgatctgatggtatattctacccaacatcctggaacatttacctaaaaggttggtttaatgacatattcccagaagaacccttgaacattgggcttaatggtatattccacccaaaatacttgtacatataccaagaagtcagtgtaaaggaaatgtagacctaaaaggattgtttaaaggaacatttaaatgatcattttcattatttaataatctgttatcagtcagaaccctggcaaacttattttcatcagtttttttagttgaAGTCACAAATataggagctcttggtttttcccggcttagtgagtcaaaagctgttgtttcaacacagaacgttcacatgcatccacaaacctctcagcactcaaacatccacagacaggtggccggctggaccgaggctcggcggcgtcctcagaccttatcttatctggaacaatctaacagcctaaactgttaacagcagagtaaagaagcaaacacacaggcatagattaggactcaaactagatttattttagaaaacaaatcagcttagaggcatttgttcacacatgtggctgaataggaggccgtccaatcagattggaggtcttcactctgtaggttgtttgttgggtgagactcttggacctccatcagctgacgtggatgtttgatggtcttcctctctagtgccagatgattcatccatgaattcagcagctacagactgaaatgaagctcatgctgccgttattgaattcctgttccagatcaaatgttcagatctcaccttgaatgcagccgtctgctgtctgatagtttttctcattgtagtcttcaataaagtctttttcctcatgtcaggatgtggtgagactctttctcagtctctgcagacgtccctcattgtgcatctccagagaagaaacagaaaaactggtcactgcttcagcatcacaaatgctctccagcactgagagtgttttaggaattcattcattgtgttgtgaactttgaaggagcagaaactttacagctgccaaagatatgagctccaattctggatgttttaggaaatgaagttcatcaaatgaacacttgatttttgctgataactcattaaattactgaagaaatccaacataaaaagctgtaaactctcaggcagcttttgttaaagtttgtctataattctatcatcatgttctggaaccaggactctgcagaagttccttcaatcagatacttgagtgtttctatttaaggcctcaggtttgaacgtacagcagaggattagaaaggagcgattttaatgtttaaatcagtccagtaaatgtgtggcgtgaaaattattaaaattttgatttagatttgtgtcaaataatattgtagagtctcacttaaatatatccagattagttcagttaatttacattttatagaatatttgatttcttaatctcaatactgtagggtctgaccctaaatattataataatgatgtcaatttaaacaatattttagtgcagagtcataaactttaatcagctaaacttacataataaatatcactgcacaatcttaacctgaacattcatattattgaggtaaatgtacataaatcatgatattctagagtcttaactggaatatttctaacatgaatctttttgtattgtgctcataaacaacaaaaactcgactttcagataatatttattgtctgtgattgtgagactaaattcctccacattctggaactggactgcatttcccaaaatggaaacatgaactgaatttaacactcatgtatccatggcaacgctaacgtttctgcttcttaccaaagttcacaacacaagtaaagattttaatgtaaaacttcagggatgactgctgaccataagtattctgatcaatacttcatgatcaatatcaggacagatgttacaactccagctgttccattagactgcagttattcacagagaaattaaaacatcacattcctcataaaaactagatgggacttttattaaataaagtgttggtgaataaacagtgtaaaaagtgcaaagcagctccattaaatcaggagatgtgagacttccacagcatggatcaccatctgctgtgttgattcatagctgaatgtcagaatgaactgagctagaaaagctgctttgagctgcaacattacggtctgacaatccaacaccatcacagttttcatctggttgttttgctccaacatgctgtgaagttcagtttttacctgaatcaatacagagattctatttccaaccaagactggaataaaaaattacttctaagttctaattcaggtttcagttggagcacattgcattcacaaagaaaaacagcgaaaccttcatagcaacatttaataaacctaaagcttccctgttggctcattggtggagtttgttactgagcatctgaaccttaaatccagtgagacgaccatcttcagtcgaggccagtcagagaacttcaagaccttccatcggctggaccagatgtggcatcatctccctctgaacatctggatgacaggagaaaagacagaaatcaaacacagatcacagaaatacaatttattcactttcatcattttataaaagtagcatgaactttattaaaacttgatatcagtaatgaaagtaaatgtttttatctcgtgctgaagctaaatttaaagtcaatcttaatgacagtttatcctgagaggagtgagaatggagcttttctttcctttttagaatattacctcaaaatattctgtttattattggctttagaagcatttttctttacttatttattttcagatacctcagactgatacactttgctggtttgcagataatttcatgtacaatgacaataaagatcttctattttaacatattttgctaaaacaagaactgaaaccttctcaaccatctctcagtctgcaaaattcaaACTGCGACAACGAATTAtgtgatgtagttattattataatctttactgaaccaggcctggaattaataaaaatctgtatatggatatgattttctctcatggaaccactaaaactgcatccaataaagtaaatctcttctgcactgcacacatactacacttttgtagaactctggatgtcagagtaaaggcagacagatccaccgatcagccacaacattctgaccactgacagctgaagagaacaacatccatcatcttgttctaatgcaacgttctgctgggaaaccttgacgttcatgtggatgtttgacatgtaccaccacctaaacactgcaggacaaacaaccccctagtctccatggcaacagcagtccttgatgccagctgccaccctcagcaggagaaactaaaactactcaggagtggtctgaggaacacaacagagctaagctgttcacctgggttccacactccccacatccagatctgatggagcatctatgggatggtccaggatcagcctggtctaggtaggacccaccctgcaacccacaggacccacagaatccacaggatccccagaggttctgatgaaccactgggtcagaggagttttagcagcataaagggaccaacacagtattagtcaggtggtcataatgttatactgttatattgtcatgctgattatatgatcagtaaatgttaccatcaattataacgtccacattgatcaggaaaaaacaactatcagttcattcagaaactgtggggttaaacctaaaaacacagacctcaaaagcagtttgtttcaaagcagaacatcagccggttttcactaaagaagctttcagagcaacaactaaatgacagttttgttctcattaagttcagaatcagccaaaataatgtacacacatcaggaaaagaaaagcttttataaatatttcatttgtataagtacttctatacatatagattcctctttctaagtttgattaaatcacgataactctgtgtcctgttgtacgatgttttcccaacagatggcgctaccctcatgaatggagcatcaacaagtgacgtctacaacacaacataaatgtctggaagccagtggccaccactttaaaaacttaaaatcaattggttccataaaaatatgaaattttgagtattgggtcattttggtagaatttagtttttcttttatatatatatatatatatatatatatatatatatatatatatatatatatatatatatatatatatatatatatatatatatatatatatatatatataaaaatataaaaaaatttgtatttgtttgtgtctgtccaatgcagccacaccttttaaaagacaaaaaagatttttccacaaatatttcatgataatatttgagattgtgtaaaattttaagggtgtccgaaaactttgtTCCAGCCCTGTATGTTAAATGTAGTAttcttaaaatgtaatatttccaTCTCTCTCCTTTATGTCCCAAACTGATTCAAATCGCTGTTTACAAGGTACTTTTAGTTTCATATTATCTTGTGTAATCCAACTAAACAAGAGTACAAGTGTTAACTCCTTATTTTAAAACACAGAGACGGGTGTGATTTGTGAAGTCACCCGCTGGGGTATTTGAATGGAATGAAAACCTGCAGGTTGCCCTTGAGCCACACAGTTACTCACTACTGCCATAAATGTATAACGTCAGAAGAATATCGGTGTTTAAGCTTATCAGCTCCCTCACCCCAACAGGCAACACATGAGCAGGATGGATGGTTGAGTGGAATTCACAAACATGAATGTAGATTACAGAATGATGTAGCGTAAAGCTGAGTaactgatggaaaacctcaatGTATTAGTAGCAACACCATCATGAAAAATCCTATAATATAAGCAGAGCATGTACTTATAAGCACACTGACCTGTACTAGTACAGTTCTGTTTCTAATCATTCGGACAGCCTGTCTTGCACTTTGAGGGATGTAGAGTACAGCTAGGTCAGGTCATTGGCCCACTAGAGAGCTAACACATACAGGCACCTGCATTCACACTCACTCCTAAAGGTAATTTAGAATTTACAGTTCATGCAGAATGCATGTTTTTAGGCTGCACAGgggaacagacagaaaaacatgcaaacctCCGTATGAAGCTGAGCCAGTAGTGCCGATTTAAACCTTGGACCATCTAGCTGCAAAAGTGCACCCTGGTGGTCAGCGGTTGTATTAGACCTGCACatcttttgatttctttttcttttaaaaaaaaaacaacaaaaaactgttgtATGTTTTGTccttaaaaattaattttgcaAAGTAAGTAACCActgaaaagtcattaaaatgtaGCCGACAAAACAGAAGTATTCAGGTAAAGCCACAGCAAGCTATCTTTAAGCCATTTATTTAGAGCAGGAGTATGTTACTTTTGCTGAATGCCACCCTCTGTTGCcttaaaaagatagaaaaacgCAACATAGTagtcagaaaaatagaaaagagtCCTACAGTTAATGAACTGACTTGATAATAGTAGCTGTACAATAACATGAGCATCATTAGCCTCACCGATAACCCTGGGTGTGCTGAATAGAAGgatgcatttgtttttcttatagatttaatttttcaatttgtCAGAAGAAGGCTATGTTGATTCTTCTTAGCATGCTTTGATAAATGCGCTCTGTTATATCATCTTTATGCTGCAAGCAACATCAATGACATCCCACATGTCACAACCTGCACTTGTATCGCTCCAACGTCAAGGTTAGTGTCGACAAACTTAATCCACGAGGTGCGTTTTGGGCAAATATCTCAAATATAATAAGCTTACTAGGATTATCTCGCTGAAATATATGTGCAGCACTTCAATAGCAGCACAAATATTGTTCTCAAAGTTGTAACACACAAAGTGCACGACTCCAGTCTTTTGAAGaaaagtttatttcattttgcattaCAAGATAATGTTTTAGTGACTTTCTTGTCATTCTTTACTGTGCGTTGGTGCCTTTGGTGCTCtagtaaatatttatttcttcttcagaacaGCTGTCAGGAGACACTTTTCATTCTCTGAGAGGCAGCTCTCTCAGCTGGCCCCAAGGTGGCGCTGGGCTCCTTATTTTTTGCTGAAGGCCTGGTGGCACAGGGTAGTGAGGCAGCAGACCAGGGTGACATACTCTGAGAAATCCACAAGGCCGTCTGAGTTGAAGTCCAAATCTTTGAAGACTTTATCCACTGCTGCCTTGTCAGGGGCGTTCTGTCGTTCAGAAAAGTGTTAGCAAACATGTAAACGTATGCATTATTCCATTTGTTAGGTGTTTATTTAAAGCTATATTTTCAGAGTTTAATCACTGGtcattaaacaaagaaaaactgtctCTCAGTTATGCTTtgatgaatacacacacactataatgtaatatttgtgcttttacCACTCTCTCAGTGCTAAACTGTACAATATACATGTTCAATAGGACGGTATATTCATACATTCTGTATGTGGGTCTGAGACTATTAAAAGGCCAGAGGACACTTACGCCAAGAAGTGGTGCCATTTCATTCTGAAGAAGATCCTTCAGCTCCCCTTTAGTCAAGGTGCTCTTATCTCCCTCCTTGCCCGAGTATCTATTAAAGACATTGATGAGGAGGTCCATAGCTTTCAGGATGTCAGACATGGTGATGCTGTCGCAGGAGGACAGAAGGAAATAAAAGAGTTTAATACATATGGAAATCTAATTAATATTTCTGTGACTGTCGccatgttattttattattcattatatatttattcagGTGACTGTGTGAAGCTTTGCTCAAAGATGATACTTTCATTTCGAGCTGCAGTGACTCCATCTAGAGGCAGACTTTAGGTCTGGTAACATTAACTGGTTCAGATTACAGTGGATCATGTGGTATTGTGGTCGAATTTTGAATCCTAACAAAGGACATCATTTACATCCACAACTTCAGGGTGTGGTTACAAGGAAAGGGAAGAAAAGAGTGCAGACAGAGTGACTGATTCACTAGAGGATTTACTTGCACGTATTGTTTTTCCCTTGCTTTAGTTTAATTGGCTGATTTATTCATACACTAATTATAAAGACATACATACATGGAGCCGTGAAACAACTCATTTGGTTCAGTAAAACTTAAGCTGCAAGCGGTGGCTCACAATTTTGCTCGTGTCTTTCTCAGTCTTTTCCTCTGGGTTTTCCTTGAAGGTGGATAAAAATACACCTTGGTTTTCCACCTTTCTTTATTCACCCTGACATCAGTCTCTGCCAAGTGGTACAGGACGCTGTTATGGAAACAGTTTATTCTGTCAAGGTAATTCAACTGTACTAGACAAAGAAGCACATCAAGACTTGACTGAAGTTCTAATAGTAACACGAGGCGTCTGTTCTCTTAATACGATACGTCTGAAATgtgttgtttctgcttttttcactttttccatAAACCCAAGAGAGTCACTTCTGGTTGCGATGTGACTCACTCGGTTCTATTACCTCTCTGGGGGCATGGCAAGCGGAGGAAACTGTGGCATCAGAGGGTGTGTAAACAGATGGGAATTGTGAAGAAAGAGGGCACAAACACCAATACTTTATGACTGCGCAGATGTTCAATGTGGTTGCAATTAAAAAGTTAGTACAGAAGAGTGGTGCCAGCATCCGATTgtgcaatgcaaaaaaaaaaaaaaaaaaggaaaaaagaacagaCATTCCAGGCTCAACTTAGCCAAATAGCTGGCACTGAGGCAA
It encodes the following:
- the LOC111569246 gene encoding ictacalcin-like, translating into MSDILKAMDLLINVFNRYSGKEGDKSTLTKGELKDLLQNEMAPLLGNAPDKAAVDKVFKDLDFNSDGLVDFSEYVTLVCCLTTLCHQAFSKK